The bacterium genome has a window encoding:
- a CDS encoding DUF3450 family protein gives MKARSLITVVALCGAVGVTVAGGTGPGSTEPAGGATLAETRMVLDKWIETQQVIARERKDWQQGKETLASRLDLARKEAATIEEKIKQAEVASATAAKQRATIEAENAKLKRSVERLAVAVTRLEGQIRKMFPTLPDPIQTKLKPLYERIPADAATTKVSAAERFQNVLGILSESIKANTEIPVVFEVRNLANGKPAEVRVLYVGLGQAYYLSAAGQAGIGRPTTNGWTWEASAGIARDVQKAIEIQEGKRPPAFVGLPVVLQ, from the coding sequence ATGAAAGCAAGGAGCCTTATTACAGTGGTCGCCCTGTGCGGTGCAGTCGGAGTGACGGTAGCCGGGGGAACCGGCCCCGGGTCCACAGAACCGGCCGGGGGGGCCACATTGGCCGAGACCCGGATGGTTCTCGACAAGTGGATTGAGACCCAGCAGGTCATTGCCCGGGAGCGGAAGGATTGGCAGCAGGGTAAGGAAACGCTGGCCTCGCGGCTGGACCTGGCCCGCAAGGAAGCCGCCACCATTGAGGAGAAAATCAAGCAGGCGGAGGTGGCTTCGGCGACCGCGGCCAAACAGCGCGCGACGATAGAGGCGGAAAATGCGAAGCTCAAACGGTCTGTGGAACGGCTGGCGGTAGCCGTGACCCGGCTGGAAGGCCAGATCCGTAAAATGTTCCCGACCTTGCCGGATCCCATCCAGACGAAACTCAAGCCGTTATATGAGCGTATTCCCGCGGATGCGGCCACGACCAAGGTCTCCGCCGCCGAGCGGTTCCAGAATGTGCTGGGCATCCTGAGTGAGTCGATCAAAGCCAATACCGAGATCCCCGTGGTGTTTGAAGTGCGCAATCTGGCGAACGGAAAACCGGCCGAGGTTCGGGTCCTTTACGTGGGTCTGGGGCAGGCCTATTACCTGAGCGCCGCCGGCCAGGCGGGGATCGGGCGGCCGACTACCAACGGTTGGACCTGGGAAGCGTCGGCCGGGATCGCGCGGGATGTGCAAAAAGCGATTGAAATTCAGGAAGGCAAGCGCCCGCCCGCCTTCGTCGGCCTACCGGTGGTGCTCCAATGA
- a CDS encoding glycosyltransferase yields MKPPRVLHLIHHLRVGGAETQLVELLPRLAAQGFDVHAGCLDDRGPLFDVLRERGIPCHFLGRRGGLDLGALWRVRSLLNDLQIDILNTHCFSAGFWGRLAAVMAATPNVVATFHSVAGWRQPRKQFVCNRLLQPVTTRFVAVSESVQRSLVEKERTRPGAIRLIHNGIEARRFYRSANQTADRRRLGLSEEGWVIGMVARCSPEKGGRTLVQAVARLLRDSVPVQGVLVGDGPDLAAWKKAAAEEGVGDRIRFVGAQKEVAPWLAVMDVLVCPSIQESFGLAALEAQAAGIPVVASRIDGFLDTLQDGVDALLVEPGQPAAFAEAIQSLLGASHLAGKLVEGGQRNVRRFTIEATARQYAELYGELLERK; encoded by the coding sequence ATGAAACCGCCACGCGTTCTCCATCTGATTCATCATCTGCGAGTCGGGGGGGCTGAAACCCAATTGGTCGAATTATTGCCCCGTCTTGCGGCGCAAGGATTTGACGTGCATGCAGGCTGTCTGGATGACCGGGGGCCTTTGTTCGACGTTCTGAGAGAACGAGGCATCCCTTGTCATTTCCTGGGAAGAAGGGGCGGACTGGATCTTGGTGCATTGTGGCGAGTCCGGAGTTTGCTGAATGACCTGCAGATCGATATTCTTAATACCCATTGTTTCTCGGCCGGGTTCTGGGGTCGACTTGCGGCCGTGATGGCAGCAACACCGAACGTGGTGGCCACCTTCCATTCCGTGGCGGGGTGGCGCCAGCCGCGGAAGCAGTTCGTCTGTAACCGGCTTTTACAGCCCGTGACGACTCGTTTTGTGGCCGTCAGTGAAAGTGTGCAACGATCTCTGGTGGAGAAGGAGAGAACCCGGCCCGGGGCGATCCGGCTCATTCACAATGGGATAGAGGCGCGCCGGTTTTATCGCTCGGCGAACCAAACGGCAGACCGAAGGAGGCTGGGATTGTCGGAGGAGGGCTGGGTGATTGGGATGGTGGCGCGCTGCAGTCCCGAAAAAGGAGGGAGGACTCTGGTGCAAGCGGTGGCGCGACTTCTCCGCGATTCGGTTCCGGTTCAGGGGGTATTGGTGGGGGATGGCCCGGACCTGGCGGCGTGGAAAAAGGCGGCAGCTGAGGAAGGAGTCGGAGATCGCATCCGGTTCGTGGGAGCGCAGAAGGAGGTCGCTCCGTGGTTGGCCGTTATGGACGTGCTCGTATGTCCTTCGATCCAGGAGTCATTTGGGCTGGCAGCGCTGGAGGCCCAGGCGGCGGGCATTCCCGTGGTCGCATCGCGGATTGACGGATTTTTAGACACACTTCAAGATGGCGTAGATGCGTTACTCGTGGAGCCGGGCCAGCCGGCCGCCTTTGCTGAGGCGATCCAGTCGTTACTCGGGGCCTCTCATCTGGCAGGTAAACTGGTTGAAGGCGGGCAACGCAATGTGCGCCGGTTTACCATCGAAGCCACGGCACGACAGTATGCGGAACTTTACGGGGAACTGCTCGAACGGAAATAA
- a CDS encoding biopolymer transporter ExbD, whose product MHGGGGGGSGKKARIEIIPLIDIIFFLLATFIMVSLSMTQNQGVSVALPSASSAASLGDQQEMQKSVTLSVNEKGEVFYNKEKTSISQLPMRLQNYKTTSKDPKVIINADAGANFKNVVAVLDEVRKCGIAKVGINTDKK is encoded by the coding sequence ATGCATGGCGGTGGAGGTGGTGGATCAGGGAAAAAAGCGCGCATCGAGATCATCCCGTTGATCGATATTATTTTCTTTTTGCTGGCCACGTTCATCATGGTCTCGCTGTCGATGACGCAGAACCAGGGGGTTTCTGTGGCGTTGCCGAGCGCGTCGTCTGCCGCCTCCCTGGGAGACCAGCAGGAAATGCAAAAGTCGGTCACGTTGAGTGTCAATGAGAAGGGAGAAGTGTTTTATAACAAGGAAAAAACATCGATCTCCCAATTGCCGATGCGGCTGCAGAATTACAAGACCACCAGCAAGGATCCCAAGGTGATCATCAACGCCGATGCCGGCGCCAATTTCAAGAATGTGGTGGCGGTGCTGGATGAAGTCCGCAAGTGCGGAATTGCCAAGGTGGGAATTAATACGGATAAAAAATAA
- a CDS encoding MotA/TolQ/ExbB proton channel family protein → MNLYANTIRKRRWVLALSLALGLPLAVHAMDPEVAAPPEAVTAEDAPGWLGTLAKQPWAKRLMRMWSGEEQDTTGAGSGPYMESILDTVDQGNLFQVFRRGGPIMWPLLCAAFLALATVSERAGFFMLERFRRKAGVQKKFMKVLREGEIEQAIQISRHSRHIVVRVLGYALEHRGSALEGAVKYAKERELHRYRRGIPILDTVITLAPLLGLLGTVTGMMASFSLIGGDLGAPGAITGGIAEALIATAFGLGIAITSLIPFNLMNQKLETATQEIDEAASAMMTLLATRCGAHQKSGGVAC, encoded by the coding sequence ATGAACCTATACGCTAACACGATAAGGAAGAGACGATGGGTTCTCGCGCTATCCCTGGCGTTGGGGCTTCCGCTTGCTGTACACGCGATGGACCCCGAAGTGGCCGCCCCGCCTGAGGCCGTCACCGCTGAAGACGCACCGGGGTGGCTGGGAACGCTGGCCAAACAGCCCTGGGCGAAACGCCTGATGCGCATGTGGTCCGGTGAGGAACAGGATACGACCGGAGCGGGTTCAGGTCCGTACATGGAGTCAATTCTGGACACGGTGGATCAAGGAAACCTATTCCAGGTCTTTCGCCGGGGTGGGCCGATCATGTGGCCTTTGCTCTGTGCGGCGTTCCTCGCCCTTGCCACGGTCTCGGAGCGCGCCGGATTCTTTATGCTCGAGCGCTTCCGCAGGAAGGCGGGGGTCCAGAAAAAATTCATGAAGGTTCTGCGCGAGGGAGAAATCGAGCAGGCGATCCAGATCAGCAGGCACAGCCGTCATATTGTGGTACGCGTGTTGGGCTATGCCTTGGAGCACCGCGGTTCCGCACTGGAAGGCGCCGTTAAATACGCAAAGGAACGTGAGTTACACCGGTACCGCAGGGGGATCCCGATCCTTGACACCGTGATTACCCTGGCGCCGCTGCTCGGACTGCTTGGCACCGTAACGGGCATGATGGCCTCGTTTTCACTGATCGGTGGCGATTTGGGCGCCCCGGGGGCGATCACCGGCGGCATTGCTGAGGCCCTGATTGCCACGGCCTTCGGCCTGGGGATCGCGATCACAAGTTTGATTCCGTTTAATTTGATGAACCAGAAACTGGAGACGGCCACACAGGAAATCGACGAGGCCGCCAGCGCGATGATGACGTTGCTTGCCACCCGATGTGGAGCCCATCAGAAATCGGGAGGTGTCGCATGTTAG
- a CDS encoding tetratricopeptide repeat protein has protein sequence MMPTIKYKIMRGMALGLWVVGAGAWAEPTVSPSTAALAALWKDPTFQKQFVGSYGISAELEPRVTPEEVAILERVRPLMGTDLRKAGQMLERETKPNSSAMLDFNLGSIYFQQDLMDKALRKYRRAVDKFPSFRRAHRNLGIIHVRDGKFDEAITSFTRMIELGGGDAYSYGLLAFAYAAKEDYLAAEAAYRNALLLQPDNTEWRLGLTRCVFKQQKFEDAVALLDVLIQHYPEKPEFWLLQANAYLGLKKPLKAAVNLECLDRLRKATPDNLMLLGDLYLGEDLPDLAAQAYCLALSAEPPLPTARVIRAAQQLSAKGAFSQARFVNARLRALREKTLEPADRAQLAKLGARIAMAQGEDGVDLVKALEETLKLNPLDGDALILMAQYYGRKAEPERAILNYERAAEIPEFEVQARTRQAQLLVSLGRFNDAVPLLRRVQEVKPREEIARYLEQIERVARSKR, from the coding sequence ATGATGCCAACCATAAAATATAAAATCATGAGGGGAATGGCGCTCGGTCTTTGGGTCGTGGGTGCGGGGGCTTGGGCGGAGCCCACTGTGTCACCCTCCACCGCCGCCCTGGCGGCGTTGTGGAAGGATCCCACCTTCCAGAAGCAATTCGTCGGGAGCTACGGGATTTCGGCGGAACTCGAACCCCGGGTGACGCCGGAGGAGGTGGCGATCCTGGAGCGCGTCAGGCCGCTGATGGGAACCGACCTGCGCAAGGCGGGACAGATGTTGGAGCGTGAGACCAAGCCGAATTCCTCGGCGATGCTGGACTTCAATCTGGGTAGTATCTATTTCCAGCAGGATCTGATGGACAAAGCGCTGCGGAAGTACCGGCGCGCGGTTGATAAATTTCCCTCCTTTCGCCGGGCGCATCGTAACCTGGGCATCATTCATGTGCGGGACGGCAAGTTTGACGAAGCCATTACCAGTTTTACCCGCATGATCGAACTAGGCGGCGGTGATGCCTATTCCTATGGTCTACTGGCCTTCGCCTATGCGGCCAAGGAGGACTATCTGGCGGCCGAGGCGGCCTACCGTAACGCGCTGTTGCTCCAGCCGGACAACACCGAGTGGCGCCTGGGGCTTACACGTTGTGTTTTCAAGCAACAGAAATTTGAGGACGCCGTCGCCCTGCTGGATGTGTTGATCCAGCATTATCCCGAGAAGCCGGAATTCTGGCTGCTGCAGGCCAATGCCTATCTGGGCTTGAAAAAACCCCTGAAGGCGGCCGTCAATCTGGAATGCCTTGACCGGTTGCGAAAGGCCACGCCCGATAACCTGATGTTATTGGGGGACCTCTATCTGGGCGAGGACCTGCCGGACCTGGCGGCGCAGGCGTACTGCCTGGCGTTGTCGGCGGAGCCCCCGTTGCCGACCGCCCGCGTGATCCGCGCCGCCCAGCAGTTGTCCGCCAAGGGAGCCTTCTCCCAGGCACGATTCGTCAATGCCCGATTGCGCGCCTTGCGGGAGAAAACCCTGGAGCCCGCCGACCGCGCCCAACTGGCCAAACTGGGGGCACGCATCGCCATGGCGCAGGGTGAAGATGGGGTGGATCTGGTAAAGGCCCTGGAAGAGACGCTTAAGTTGAACCCCTTGGATGGGGACGCGTTGATCCTGATGGCTCAGTACTACGGGCGCAAGGCAGAACCCGAACGCGCCATCCTGAATTACGAACGCGCTGCGGAGATCCCGGAATTCGAGGTGCAAGCCCGGACACGACAGGCGCAGTTGCTGGTCAGTCTAGGCCGATTCAATGATGCGGTGCCCCTGTTGCGACGGGTACAGGAAGTGAAACCGCGCGAGGAAATTGCCCGGTATCTCGAACAAATTGAACGTGTGGCAAGGAGCAAACGATGA
- a CDS encoding MotA/TolQ/ExbB proton channel family protein encodes MKRILTAVVLTAWMVTAAQSADEGLKGQVGAAAMGGISQSAQMELERATTELNELRAEVATEKVPLAEELAKGEDQLIQGRKKLDQAQRLADAGAMGMVALKAEQKAREDEMSYIANLLDEYIRVCETKSSVSEMQALAATLEAAKQAAGNPTLTPDDIFDRRVAVVDLTSTRLAEAIGGMCFGGVAVGPDGSVEGGQFLVVGPSVMFGSSNGALVGLVIPQPGSAKPLVRPMENDMQAGLGELIKTGRGTLPLDPSRGGALKAMVQKFDLISIFEKGGPIMWPLLVAATLSLLTVTERLIFLTLEQSRRNPQAVQRFLEAVTEGDFDRALVVGGKSKFFVLRALAYALEHREKSISNALLYSQSKEMRRYRRGIPILDTVITLAPLLGLLGTVTGMMGSFALIGGELSAPGAITGGISEALIATAFGLGVAITSLIPFNMLNTRLEEARQEMEAAAIQLELLVNRPAGPLAAMAQHQSN; translated from the coding sequence ATGAAAAGAATCCTGACAGCAGTGGTGTTGACGGCCTGGATGGTGACGGCGGCGCAATCTGCGGATGAAGGCTTGAAAGGACAGGTGGGGGCGGCCGCAATGGGGGGGATCTCCCAGTCGGCTCAGATGGAGCTGGAACGGGCCACGACAGAACTCAATGAATTGCGGGCCGAGGTTGCCACGGAAAAAGTGCCGCTAGCAGAGGAATTGGCGAAAGGGGAAGACCAGTTGATCCAGGGGCGGAAGAAGCTGGATCAGGCCCAGCGTCTGGCCGATGCGGGCGCGATGGGAATGGTGGCGCTGAAGGCGGAACAAAAAGCCCGTGAGGACGAGATGTCCTACATTGCCAACCTGTTGGATGAGTACATCCGGGTGTGTGAAACGAAAAGCTCGGTCAGTGAAATGCAGGCGCTTGCGGCAACGCTGGAGGCGGCCAAGCAGGCCGCCGGGAACCCGACCCTGACCCCGGACGACATTTTCGACCGGCGGGTGGCGGTGGTTGATTTGACCAGCACCCGGTTAGCCGAGGCGATCGGTGGTATGTGTTTTGGCGGAGTGGCGGTGGGGCCGGATGGTTCGGTGGAGGGGGGGCAGTTCCTGGTGGTGGGCCCCTCGGTCATGTTCGGCTCGTCGAATGGGGCACTGGTGGGGTTGGTGATCCCTCAACCCGGTTCGGCCAAGCCGCTGGTGCGCCCGATGGAAAATGACATGCAGGCAGGTCTGGGAGAGTTGATCAAGACCGGCCGGGGAACCCTGCCGCTGGATCCTTCGCGGGGCGGAGCACTGAAGGCGATGGTCCAGAAATTCGACCTCATCAGCATCTTTGAAAAGGGGGGGCCGATCATGTGGCCCTTGCTGGTGGCGGCGACGCTGTCGCTCCTGACCGTTACGGAGCGGCTCATCTTTCTGACCCTCGAGCAAAGTCGCCGCAATCCCCAGGCGGTGCAACGATTCCTTGAGGCCGTGACGGAAGGGGATTTTGACCGGGCGCTGGTGGTGGGGGGCAAGTCAAAATTCTTTGTGTTGCGGGCGCTGGCGTATGCGCTGGAGCACCGGGAGAAATCCATTTCCAACGCCTTGCTGTATTCCCAGTCAAAGGAAATGCGGCGATACCGCAGGGGGATTCCCATCCTGGACACCGTGATTACCCTGGCCCCCTTGCTGGGATTGCTCGGCACGGTGACAGGTATGATGGGCTCCTTTGCACTGATCGGCGGCGAACTCAGTGCGCCGGGTGCCATTACCGGCGGTATCTCCGAGGCTTTGATTGCGACGGCTTTCGGTCTGGGCGTCGCCATTACCAGTCTGATTCCTTTCAACATGTTGAATACGCGGCTGGAAGAAGCCCGACAGGAAATGGAAGCGGCGGCAATTCAGCTGGAATTGCTGGTGAACCGCCCGGCAGGCCCGTTGGCGGCCATGGCTCAACATCAATCTAATTAA
- a CDS encoding TonB family protein produces MLGRVMGMFFGIATIAGVLLFGGLLVPKTPKKANIKTVELFSDDLKKAEEKKLDQPEPEKPPEELQAQKDQPPDISDATPAPQVSDNTPALDAASLSSIEAALNPGAGGGEFGSAVSLASGGRIGGTGKAGARNGGDNMDNAFSMDDIDQKPRPIVQTPPVYPSELKGKKMGGSVQVVFIVTATGHVLNARVDRASHPAFGAPALAAVRQWKFEPAVKGGVRVKCLMRVPIRFEAG; encoded by the coding sequence ATGTTAGGGCGAGTGATGGGGATGTTTTTTGGCATCGCGACGATCGCCGGGGTATTGCTTTTCGGGGGGTTGCTTGTACCGAAGACTCCGAAGAAGGCCAACATTAAAACCGTTGAATTATTCTCGGATGACTTGAAAAAAGCGGAAGAGAAGAAGCTGGATCAGCCCGAGCCGGAAAAACCACCGGAAGAACTGCAGGCCCAGAAGGATCAGCCGCCGGATATCAGTGATGCCACACCGGCGCCCCAGGTGTCTGACAACACTCCCGCGCTGGATGCCGCGAGTTTAAGCTCCATCGAGGCCGCCTTGAATCCGGGTGCGGGCGGCGGGGAATTCGGGTCGGCAGTTTCACTGGCCTCGGGCGGCCGTATCGGCGGCACAGGTAAAGCCGGTGCCCGGAATGGCGGCGACAACATGGATAACGCCTTCAGCATGGACGATATCGACCAGAAACCGCGGCCGATTGTTCAAACGCCACCCGTCTATCCCTCTGAATTAAAGGGTAAAAAAATGGGAGGAAGTGTCCAGGTGGTGTTCATTGTCACGGCGACGGGGCATGTCCTGAATGCCCGGGTGGACCGGGCCTCCCATCCTGCTTTCGGTGCGCCCGCCCTGGCGGCGGTGCGCCAGTGGAAGTTTGAGCCGGCCGTCAAGGGTGGCGTCCGGGTCAAGTGTCTCATGCGGGTTCCCATACGATTTGAGGCGGGGTAA
- a CDS encoding O-antigen ligase family protein, producing the protein MLQGLRVNLGLMGGVVLFALLTSLAPTAAMVLGVGAALVGAALRWPDDVPKWGLYAIVALVPLSVIGGRLPLPFFNSLPKVIFPVAFGALLAGSALSHRRFVFGWQGLFGVLFLGVILLSHLMNVETEGSYQGVIRPLNMVLLLLLALNVLKTGRDVAILLAIMVTASLLSALGGILMPIQWAAGYGPAGMERLSGWTYQNDAPTFGLYLVLSTLVCLYFLLTDRRLSWRIALLPVSVLLIDAIMKTWARGSIIVLAVTLLYLVFSVRKRISGTVLVLGLIFIALVVVPLIPDKVYERFSVSAMQAGNEGSIRWRLESARIGLELFERSPLIGRGPGNFPAEYMASEFRFNRLNRPGSVMGNTPLSILYQTGVIGLSIFLLLIAVTWRDLWLVKRSYAVVSASRPAGDDQEGDFPFQDKAAEILGILLVALLLFSLISTLENEKYLWIVLAAAGAMARIRRDKSRALALESD; encoded by the coding sequence ATGTTGCAGGGATTACGTGTCAATCTGGGTCTGATGGGCGGGGTGGTTTTGTTTGCCCTTTTAACCAGCCTTGCCCCGACCGCCGCCATGGTGCTGGGAGTTGGGGCGGCGCTGGTTGGCGCGGCCCTGCGCTGGCCGGATGATGTTCCCAAATGGGGACTGTATGCCATTGTGGCCTTGGTGCCGCTGAGTGTGATCGGCGGGCGTCTTCCCTTGCCGTTTTTCAATTCCCTGCCCAAAGTAATTTTTCCTGTGGCGTTCGGGGCGCTTTTGGCGGGAAGTGCGTTGTCCCACCGGCGCTTCGTATTTGGGTGGCAGGGTTTATTTGGCGTCCTGTTTTTGGGGGTTATCCTGCTGTCGCATCTTATGAATGTCGAGACCGAAGGGTCGTATCAGGGCGTGATTCGCCCCCTGAATATGGTGTTGCTGCTCCTGCTGGCGCTCAATGTGCTGAAGACCGGTCGGGATGTGGCCATCCTCCTGGCCATTATGGTGACCGCAAGCCTGCTGTCTGCGCTGGGAGGAATCCTGATGCCCATCCAGTGGGCGGCTGGGTATGGCCCGGCCGGGATGGAACGGCTCTCGGGCTGGACTTACCAGAACGATGCCCCGACCTTTGGGCTATATCTTGTGCTGAGCACCCTGGTCTGTCTGTATTTTCTGCTGACGGATCGGCGCCTGTCCTGGCGCATCGCGCTCTTGCCGGTGTCCGTTCTTTTGATTGATGCGATTATGAAAACGTGGGCCCGCGGCTCCATCATTGTACTGGCGGTGACGCTCCTCTATTTGGTTTTCAGTGTCAGAAAGCGGATATCGGGAACCGTTCTGGTGTTGGGTCTGATTTTCATTGCCTTGGTTGTGGTACCGCTGATTCCGGATAAGGTATACGAGCGGTTCAGTGTCAGTGCCATGCAGGCAGGTAATGAAGGGAGTATTCGCTGGCGGCTGGAAAGCGCGCGTATCGGCCTGGAGCTGTTTGAGCGCAGCCCCCTGATCGGACGGGGGCCGGGAAACTTTCCGGCTGAATATATGGCGAGTGAATTTCGTTTCAACCGACTGAACCGCCCGGGAAGTGTGATGGGGAATACACCCCTCTCGATACTTTACCAAACGGGTGTGATCGGCTTATCCATTTTTCTCCTGCTTATCGCCGTGACCTGGCGTGACCTCTGGTTGGTGAAACGCTCCTATGCGGTCGTATCAGCGAGCCGACCTGCCGGGGACGATCAGGAGGGCGACTTCCCGTTTCAGGACAAGGCGGCGGAAATCCTGGGCATTTTACTCGTTGCCCTTCTCTTGTTTTCCCTCATTTCCACGCTGGAGAACGAGAAATATCTCTGGATTGTTCTTGCGGCGGCGGGTGCCATGGCCCGTATCAGGCGCGATAAATCCCGGGCCCTGGCGTTGGAATCGGACTGA
- a CDS encoding polysaccharide biosynthesis/export family protein, which produces MKTRDQEHQPFVAKVGACMALVMGLALCSSCSTPPDQDDGLVGIIYHASARHEVRSFAGSPAAETQRQTIHPLVEVDKEPPAKESAPRTGGTAITPNSVPVPNTPLEGPANYRISPGDVLAVSYFPRPPGDSKEYLIDSQDVLTISVSGQQTFTGDVTVRPDGCISFFLIGEMNVRGLTVAQVRTDMTTRMAKSMAGAEITVILKEGNALARDFLNTLRSNTDLGSTRIIQIRNDGTVTFPLVGEVSAMGKTLPVLSAELDEKYNRVFRRGIAVALNLSSSSDGNIAVLGEVRNPGRYTINNPVSPFFALAMAGGALDTAKKSQVVVVNRRADGKVSWHVINLDIDSGKPLGPEIALSPQDMLLVPRTGVANLNTFVDQYIRRMMPVPTGLGFGYNLN; this is translated from the coding sequence GTGAAAACTCGTGATCAAGAACATCAACCCTTCGTGGCAAAGGTCGGTGCCTGCATGGCCTTGGTCATGGGTCTGGCTCTCTGTTCGTCCTGCAGTACCCCTCCGGATCAGGACGACGGGCTCGTCGGGATCATCTACCACGCCTCGGCGCGTCATGAAGTCCGAAGCTTCGCAGGTTCGCCAGCGGCGGAGACTCAGCGCCAGACTATTCACCCGCTGGTGGAGGTCGATAAGGAACCTCCGGCCAAGGAATCTGCTCCAAGAACTGGTGGAACCGCGATAACACCGAATTCTGTTCCCGTCCCCAATACGCCATTAGAAGGGCCGGCCAATTACCGCATTTCCCCCGGCGATGTACTGGCGGTCTCCTATTTTCCCCGTCCCCCGGGCGATTCGAAGGAATACCTGATTGACAGTCAGGATGTTCTGACCATCAGTGTCTCGGGGCAGCAAACCTTTACCGGGGATGTGACGGTGCGGCCGGATGGATGCATTTCCTTTTTCCTGATCGGTGAGATGAATGTGCGAGGCCTGACGGTGGCGCAGGTGCGGACCGATATGACCACGCGGATGGCCAAATCCATGGCGGGTGCGGAAATCACCGTGATCCTTAAGGAGGGCAATGCCTTGGCCCGCGACTTCCTGAATACCCTGCGAAGCAACACCGACCTGGGTTCCACCCGGATCATCCAGATCCGGAATGACGGTACGGTGACGTTCCCGCTGGTGGGCGAGGTCAGCGCCATGGGTAAAACCCTGCCCGTGCTTTCAGCTGAACTCGACGAGAAATACAACCGGGTCTTCCGGCGGGGCATCGCCGTGGCCTTGAATTTGAGTTCGAGTTCGGACGGGAATATCGCCGTGCTGGGTGAAGTGCGCAATCCCGGACGCTACACCATTAACAACCCGGTCAGCCCCTTCTTTGCGCTGGCGATGGCGGGTGGCGCGCTAGACACCGCCAAGAAATCCCAGGTGGTGGTCGTTAATCGCCGGGCCGATGGCAAGGTGAGCTGGCATGTGATCAACCTGGATATTGACTCCGGCAAACCGCTGGGCCCTGAGATAGCGCTCTCACCCCAGGATATGCTGCTGGTTCCCCGGACCGGGGTGGCCAACCTGAATACTTTTGTGGATCAATACATACGCCGGATGATGCCGGTGCCGACCGGCCTGGGCTTCGGTTACAATTTGAATTAA
- a CDS encoding polysaccharide deacetylase family protein: MRSICKNGATRTRTMAWGQWCLWVGFVAGAALLAGTAVLWIQLCSLVAFGLGSWLILMRRWPRKIPVLNYHSVSAYPEWLQIADHVSLTPAALERQLSYLSRQGYRTLFISEVRQALTGKMRMKSRGRYVALTFDDGYADNWIAAFPLLRKYGMKATLFVSPGFVTEAPGCRPTIEKNDRAKWGGLDWSGYLTWPELKAMQASGLVEIQSHGEAHTRVFVEPELKGFVGPGKPNLWLFWNALPEMRTQWWHKLAADRSLWGQPVFRQGPALAHRAYRPDPDTVGRFLSWAREPGRAIFDSPGWEERLREEWMRRNADPAHQGSLEDPESYVRRVMEDLGRARETLERELHTTVEVLCWPENEFSPEGEAAARQLGYKATVSNRHRSRNMVGETPGLIVRTFIGCRAAGIRSPGLDFAAFVLELKVFEGWYLLYPFLAVMHRAKKWVFALRRHCLCCRDYVSIWV, from the coding sequence ATGCGATCAATCTGTAAAAATGGAGCGACGCGAACCAGGACAATGGCGTGGGGGCAGTGGTGTTTATGGGTAGGGTTTGTGGCCGGGGCGGCGCTGTTGGCCGGAACAGCGGTTTTATGGATCCAGTTATGCTCTCTGGTGGCGTTCGGGCTGGGAAGCTGGTTGATTCTGATGCGGCGCTGGCCGCGGAAAATTCCAGTCTTGAATTACCATAGTGTATCCGCTTACCCGGAGTGGTTGCAGATTGCCGATCACGTGTCACTGACCCCGGCCGCGTTGGAGCGCCAATTGTCGTATCTCTCACGGCAGGGCTATCGAACTCTTTTCATCAGTGAGGTTCGGCAGGCGTTGACTGGCAAGATGCGGATGAAGTCGCGCGGCCGGTATGTGGCACTGACTTTTGATGATGGTTATGCTGACAACTGGATCGCGGCGTTTCCGCTGCTGAGGAAATACGGCATGAAAGCCACGCTGTTTGTCAGCCCCGGATTTGTCACGGAAGCGCCGGGATGTCGTCCGACGATTGAGAAGAACGACCGCGCAAAATGGGGCGGTCTGGATTGGAGCGGATATTTGACGTGGCCGGAATTGAAGGCCATGCAGGCGAGTGGGCTGGTGGAAATCCAGTCGCACGGCGAGGCCCATACGCGGGTTTTTGTGGAGCCGGAACTGAAGGGGTTTGTTGGACCAGGCAAGCCCAATTTGTGGCTTTTCTGGAATGCCCTGCCGGAAATGCGGACACAATGGTGGCATAAACTGGCGGCGGATCGTTCATTGTGGGGTCAGCCGGTGTTCCGGCAGGGGCCCGCGCTGGCGCATCGGGCCTATCGACCGGACCCGGATACCGTGGGGCGTTTTCTCTCATGGGCCCGTGAACCGGGGCGGGCAATCTTTGACTCGCCGGGTTGGGAGGAGCGCCTGCGCGAGGAATGGATGCGCCGGAACGCGGATCCGGCGCATCAGGGGAGTCTGGAGGATCCGGAATCATACGTCCGGCGTGTCATGGAGGACTTAGGTCGGGCCCGTGAGACGCTGGAGCGCGAACTGCATACGACGGTGGAGGTGTTGTGTTGGCCGGAAAATGAATTTTCGCCTGAGGGTGAGGCCGCCGCTCGACAGCTGGGGTATAAAGCCACAGTTTCCAACCGGCACCGCAGCCGGAATATGGTCGGTGAAACCCCGGGCTTGATCGTGCGCACCTTTATTGGCTGCCGGGCGGCGGGGATTCGTTCCCCAGGGCTGGATTTTGCGGCGTTTGTATTGGAGTTGAAGGTATTTGAAGGCTGGTATCTCTTGTATCCGTTCCTGGCGGTGATGCATCGGGCCAAAAAGTGGGTGTTTGCCTTAAGGAGGCACTGTTTATGTTGCAGGGATTACGTGTCAATCTGGGTCTGA